CCCCGCGCATGAACTCTATTGGGTGTATCACGTCTGATAGGAGGAAATGCGCCCCGACTCGCGTTAAACTGCGCGGGTTTTTAGCCCCCCATTCCTCCGGAGCCGTCCATGTCCCGCGTTACCCTGAGTCGCTATTTGATTGAGCAGACCCGCAGCAACAACACTCCTGCCGATCTGCGTTTCCTGATCGAAGTGGTGGCGCGTGCCTGTAAGGAAATCAGCCACGCCGTTTCCAAAGGCGCCCTGGGTGGTGTCCTGGGCAGCATGGGCACTGAAAACGTCCAAGGTGAAGTGCAGAAGAAGCTTGATGTGATGTCCAACGACATCCTGCTCGAAGCCAACGAATGGGGCGGTCACCTGGCCGGCATGGCATCCGAAGAAATGGACAATGCCTACCAGATCCCGGGCAAATACCCGAAAGGCGCGTACCTGCTGGTGTTCGACCCGCTGGACGGTTCGTCGAACATCGACATCAACGCGCCGGTCGGTACGATCTTCTCGGTGCTGCGTTGCCCGAACGAATACCTGACCCAGAACGAGCCTTTGAACGAAAAGGCCTTCCTGCAGCCAGGCACTCAGCAGGTTGCCGCCGGTTACGCGATTTACGGTCCACAGACCATGCTGGTGCTGACCCTGGGCAATGGCGTCAAAGGCTTCACCCTGGATCGTGAAATGGGCAGCTTCGTACTGACCCATGAAGACATCACGATTCCGGAGTCCACGCAGGAATTCGCGATCAACGCGTCCAACAAGCGTCACTGGGAAGCGCCGGTACAACGTTACGTCGACGAATTGCTGGCTGGCGATGAAGGCCCGCTGAAGAAGAACTACAACATGCGTTGGGTCGCCGCGATGGTGGCCGACGTGCACCGCATCCTGACCCGCGGCGGTCTGTTCATGTACCCACGCGACAGCCGCGAGCCGTCGAAGCCGGGCAAACTGCGCCTGATGTACGAAGCCAACCCGATGTCGTTCCTGGTGGAGCAAGCGGGTGGCGCATCCACTGACGGCCACCAGCGCATCCTCGACATCCAGCCGGAAGGCCTGCACCAGCGTGTTGCGGTGTTCCTCGGTTCGAAAGAAGAAGTTGCCCGCGTCACGGCTTACCACAAGGAATAAAACATGACCGCGCCCTGGCAGCCGTTACTCGAATGGTGGTTTGGATCTTTCGAATCACCCAACGAAATAGCGGCTGACAAGGGCAAGTTATGGTTCGGCAAGCGTGACAGTCAGGACCTCGAAGCGCGGATGCGTTTCGGGGATCTGGTCGAGCAGGCACTGGCCGGCGGATTGACCGAATGGGCGCAACGCCCCGAAGGTTGGCTGGCCCTGGTGCTGTTGCTCGATCAATTGCCGCGAATGATCTTTCGCGACACACCCAAATCCTTTTCCGGCGACGTCAGGGCCCAGGCACTGGTGGCGCAAGGCATTGCCGCGGATTTCGATCGGCAACTGCGACCGATCCAGCGGGTTTTTATCTATCTGGTGTTCGAACACTGCGAAAACCTGGCGGTGCAGAACGAAGCGGTTTCGCGGTTTCTCGATCTGGTTGAACAGCAACCCGAGGCGGATCGGGCGGTGTTTGCCAGCAACCTGGATTACGCCGAACGGCATCAGAAGATCATTGCGCGATTTGGGCGGTTTCCCCATCGCAATGCGGTGTTGGGGCGTGAGTCTACGGCTGAGGAGCTGGAGTTTCTTTCGGGGCCAGGATCGCGCTTCTAGCTTTTCGTTGTTGCTGATGCCGGCATCGCGGGCAAGCCCGCGATGAGGCCGGTGAGAGCGCCTTAGATCCGGAAACTACCCACCAACTGCTTCAACCGCGCCGCTTGCTGCTCAAGATCGGCACACGCACGCAAAGTCGACTGCAAGTTCTCCACGCCTTCCTGGTTCAGCGTGTTGATCTCGGTGATGTCGACGTTGATCGATTCCACCACGGCGGTCTG
The Pseudomonas sp. GR 6-02 genome window above contains:
- a CDS encoding class 1 fructose-bisphosphatase: MSRVTLSRYLIEQTRSNNTPADLRFLIEVVARACKEISHAVSKGALGGVLGSMGTENVQGEVQKKLDVMSNDILLEANEWGGHLAGMASEEMDNAYQIPGKYPKGAYLLVFDPLDGSSNIDINAPVGTIFSVLRCPNEYLTQNEPLNEKAFLQPGTQQVAAGYAIYGPQTMLVLTLGNGVKGFTLDREMGSFVLTHEDITIPESTQEFAINASNKRHWEAPVQRYVDELLAGDEGPLKKNYNMRWVAAMVADVHRILTRGGLFMYPRDSREPSKPGKLRLMYEANPMSFLVEQAGGASTDGHQRILDIQPEGLHQRVAVFLGSKEEVARVTAYHKE
- a CDS encoding DUF924 family protein, yielding MTAPWQPLLEWWFGSFESPNEIAADKGKLWFGKRDSQDLEARMRFGDLVEQALAGGLTEWAQRPEGWLALVLLLDQLPRMIFRDTPKSFSGDVRAQALVAQGIAADFDRQLRPIQRVFIYLVFEHCENLAVQNEAVSRFLDLVEQQPEADRAVFASNLDYAERHQKIIARFGRFPHRNAVLGRESTAEELEFLSGPGSRF